In Candidatus Paceibacterota bacterium, one genomic interval encodes:
- a CDS encoding C39 family peptidase has translation MRNNKTFKSEIIEEKPLTISPRPSPKSTPTLKPKVTEAKEEISETYKIKNVPFTPQAPFAKWDHDHNEACEEAAILIAHYFYKKKDLTPVVSDKEIMGMVNYQKKNWGGHFDLEAKEIAKLAKEYYGYKNVKVSYNVSINDIKKEIAKGNPVILPTAGRLLNNPYYKSPGPLYHALVAIGYTERKIITNDPGTKRGENFSYSYSTIKNALHEWNSGNVYKGKRTMIILVP, from the coding sequence CAGAAATAATAGAAGAAAAACCTCTAACAATCTCACCAAGGCCAAGTCCAAAATCAACACCGACCTTAAAGCCAAAAGTTACCGAAGCAAAAGAAGAAATTTCCGAAACTTATAAAATAAAAAATGTTCCATTCACACCACAAGCTCCATTTGCAAAATGGGATCACGATCATAATGAGGCATGCGAGGAAGCAGCAATTTTAATAGCCCATTATTTTTACAAGAAAAAAGACTTAACTCCTGTAGTTTCCGATAAAGAAATTATGGGAATGGTAAATTATCAGAAAAAGAACTGGGGAGGGCACTTCGATCTTGAGGCAAAAGAAATTGCAAAATTAGCTAAAGAATATTACGGATATAAAAATGTTAAAGTTTCATATAACGTTTCGATTAATGACATTAAAAAAGAAATAGCGAAAGGAAATCCTGTTATTTTGCCAACAGCAGGAAGATTATTGAATAACCCATATTATAAAAGCCCAGGGCCCCTATACCATGCTTTAGTTGCTATTGGTTATACAGAAAGAAAAATTATTACAAATGATCCTGGGACAAAAAGAGGAGAGAATTTTTCTTATAGTTATAGCACCATTAAAAACGCACTCCATGAATGGAATAGTGGAAATGTTTATAAAGGAAAGAGAACGATGATAATCTTAGTTCCGTAA